A single window of Pyrus communis chromosome 10, drPyrComm1.1, whole genome shotgun sequence DNA harbors:
- the LOC137748702 gene encoding crossover junction endonuclease MUS81 isoform X2 gives MERQKRTVICPENEELATYMLSKWQEMADQKPKGISENIEMTLSKAYANLCKSKNPIKTLKDFSQIKGIGKWILKLMKGFFDTASDNSEPEDITKKGKITKGSRRYVPQKNSVAYALLITLYRGTENGNEFMRKQELIDAAEASGLSRVPILPEKGKGKPGHFATSAREWYSGWSCMTTLINKGLVVKSSNPAKYMLTPEGKVTASECLVRSGMEKPVGKTSHSTGLSGNGDDISHQELAHHDSATVATLVSTNLSPKEKSFDIPQEYLDKEMSSLWPSVLCRLREDEVYGLHLKSQTLREDLCPAPLTHAVANGHRDFVVSENRLAKFSLNGGHVPKINSDESLPKYFTLRACSSTSHSVPKSCSNGLEASSSVLSIPPLSFGERFDDAYEVILVLDDREQFATQGSRSRRLIENVRTQFKIKIEVRRLPVGDGIWIARHKQLESEYVLDFIVERKNVDDLRCSIRDNRYRDQKLRLLRCGLKKLIYLVEGDPNTSEAAESIKTACFTTEILEGFDVQRTIGLADTLKKYVYLTQAIAQYYKSKFSEEQRKHAGVCPPFDEFIRRCQDLDKMTVSDVFAVQLMQVPQVTEEVAIAVLDMYPTLLSLARAYSLLEGDVRAQEEMLRTQSNNAVNASASKNIFQLVWGE, from the exons ATGGAGCGGCAGAAGCGCACGGTGATTTGCCCGGAGAACGAAGAGCTTGCGACGTACATGCTGAGCAAGTGGCAGGAAATGGCCGATCAAAAGCCCAAGGGCATTTCCGAGAACATCGAAATGACTCTTTCCAAGGCTTACGCCAACCTCTGCAAATCCAAGAACCCTATTAAAACGCTCAAAGATTTTTCCCAAATCAA GGGCATAGGGAAGTGGATTTTGAAGCTTATGAAAGGATTTTTTGATACTGCTTCAGACAATTCTGAACCAGAAGACATAACTAAAAAGG GTAAGATAACCAAAGGAAGCAGACGTTATGTTCCACAAAAGAATTCTGTAGCGTATGCATTGTTGATCACACTTTACAG GGGAACTGAAAATGGGAATGAATTTATGCGTAAACAGGAGCTTATTGATGCTGCTGAAGCAAGTGGACTTTCTCGTGTGCCAATTTT GCCAGAGAAGGGAAAGGGAAAACCTGGACACTTTGCAACTTCTGCAAGGGAATGGTATAGTGGATGGTCCTGCATGACGACATTAATAAACAAGGGACTGGTTGTGAAATCAAGTAACCCAGCAAA GTACATGCTTACTCCAGAAGGTAAGGTAACTGCAAGTGAATGTCTCGTGAGGTCTGGTATGGAAAAACCTGTGGGAAAGACTTCTCATTCCACAGGGCTTTCTGGAAATGGGGACGATATTTCACATCAGGAGCTTGCTCATCATGACTCAGCCACTGTGGCGACATTGGTCTCCACTAATTTGAGTCCAAAGGAGAAATCCTTTGATATTCCACAGGAATACCTTGACAAG GAGATGTCTTCACTATGGCCATCTGTTCTGTGTCGTCTTCGAGAAGATGAAGTTTATGGTTTGCATTTGAAGTCTCAAACTTTGAGGGAAGATCTTTGTCCAGCACCACTCACTCATGCGGTTGCGAATG GTCACAGAGATTTTGTAGTGAGTGAGAATAGACTGGCCAAATTTTCTCTCAATGGTGGACATGTGCCAAAAATTAATTCGGATGAGTCATTACCAAAATATTTTACACTTAGAGCTTGTTCTTCCACG AGTCATTCTGTGCCAAAGTCATGTTCGAATGGATTGGAAGCAAGTTCGAGTGTTTTATCTATACCACCGCTAAGCTTTGGTGAGAGATTTGATGATGCATATGAAGTAATCTTGGTACTGGATGATCGGGAGCAATTTGCCACTCAGGG ATCGCGATCTAGGAGACTTATCGAGAACGTTCGTactcaattcaaaataaaaatagag GTTAGGAGGTTACCAGTTGGAGATGGAATCTGGATAGCTCGTCATAAACAACTCGAGAGTGAATATGTACTTGATTTTATTGTTGAGAGGAAGAATGTTGATGATTTGCGCTGTTCAATCAGAGATAATCGTTACAGGGATCAGAAATTGAGACTTTTG AGGTGTGGACTCAAGAAACTGATATATCTTGTGGAAGGTGATCCAAATACTTCTGAAGCAGCAGAAAGCATTAAAACAGC CTGTTTCACAACGGAGATTTTGGAGGGATTTGACGTCCAGAGAACCATTGGCTTGGCTGATACATTGAAGAAGTATGTTTATCTTACTCAAGCAATAGCTCAGTATTACAAATCAAAGTTCTCCGAGGAACAACGCAAACACGCTGGGGTTTGTCCTCCTTTTGATGAATTTATTAGAAGGTGCCAAGACTTGGATAAAATGACAGTCAGCGACGTTTTTGCCGTTCAGCTCATGCAG GTCCCACAGGTAACTGAGGAAGTCGCCATAGCTGTTCTGGATATGTACCCGACACTTTTATCTCTTGCTCGTGCCtactctttactt GAGGGTGATGTACGTGCACAAGAGGAGATGCTTAGAACACAGAGTAACAATGCCGTCAATGCAAGCGCTAGTAAGAATATCTTTCAATTGGTTTGGGGCGAATGA
- the LOC137748702 gene encoding crossover junction endonuclease MUS81 isoform X1 has translation MERQKRTVICPENEELATYMLSKWQEMADQKPKGISENIEMTLSKAYANLCKSKNPIKTLKDFSQIKGIGKWILKLMKGFFDTASDNSEPEDITKKGKITKGSRRYVPQKNSVAYALLITLYRGTENGNEFMRKQELIDAAEASGLSRVPILPEKGKGKPGHFATSAREWYSGWSCMTTLINKGLVVKSSNPAKYMLTPEGKVTASECLVRSGMEKPVGKTSHSTGLSGNGDDISHQELAHHDSATVATLVSTNLSPKEKSFDIPQEYLDKYMCMGYSREQIVQAFTEVSETSNDKEMSSLWPSVLCRLREDEVYGLHLKSQTLREDLCPAPLTHAVANGHRDFVVSENRLAKFSLNGGHVPKINSDESLPKYFTLRACSSTSHSVPKSCSNGLEASSSVLSIPPLSFGERFDDAYEVILVLDDREQFATQGSRSRRLIENVRTQFKIKIEVRRLPVGDGIWIARHKQLESEYVLDFIVERKNVDDLRCSIRDNRYRDQKLRLLRCGLKKLIYLVEGDPNTSEAAESIKTACFTTEILEGFDVQRTIGLADTLKKYVYLTQAIAQYYKSKFSEEQRKHAGVCPPFDEFIRRCQDLDKMTVSDVFAVQLMQVPQVTEEVAIAVLDMYPTLLSLARAYSLLEGDVRAQEEMLRTQSNNAVNASASKNIFQLVWGE, from the exons ATGGAGCGGCAGAAGCGCACGGTGATTTGCCCGGAGAACGAAGAGCTTGCGACGTACATGCTGAGCAAGTGGCAGGAAATGGCCGATCAAAAGCCCAAGGGCATTTCCGAGAACATCGAAATGACTCTTTCCAAGGCTTACGCCAACCTCTGCAAATCCAAGAACCCTATTAAAACGCTCAAAGATTTTTCCCAAATCAA GGGCATAGGGAAGTGGATTTTGAAGCTTATGAAAGGATTTTTTGATACTGCTTCAGACAATTCTGAACCAGAAGACATAACTAAAAAGG GTAAGATAACCAAAGGAAGCAGACGTTATGTTCCACAAAAGAATTCTGTAGCGTATGCATTGTTGATCACACTTTACAG GGGAACTGAAAATGGGAATGAATTTATGCGTAAACAGGAGCTTATTGATGCTGCTGAAGCAAGTGGACTTTCTCGTGTGCCAATTTT GCCAGAGAAGGGAAAGGGAAAACCTGGACACTTTGCAACTTCTGCAAGGGAATGGTATAGTGGATGGTCCTGCATGACGACATTAATAAACAAGGGACTGGTTGTGAAATCAAGTAACCCAGCAAA GTACATGCTTACTCCAGAAGGTAAGGTAACTGCAAGTGAATGTCTCGTGAGGTCTGGTATGGAAAAACCTGTGGGAAAGACTTCTCATTCCACAGGGCTTTCTGGAAATGGGGACGATATTTCACATCAGGAGCTTGCTCATCATGACTCAGCCACTGTGGCGACATTGGTCTCCACTAATTTGAGTCCAAAGGAGAAATCCTTTGATATTCCACAGGAATACCTTGACAAG TATATGTGCATGGGGTATTCTAGAGAACAAATTGTTCAAGCTTTTACTGAAGTTTCGGAAACTTCCAATGACAAGGAGATGTCTTCACTATGGCCATCTGTTCTGTGTCGTCTTCGAGAAGATGAAGTTTATGGTTTGCATTTGAAGTCTCAAACTTTGAGGGAAGATCTTTGTCCAGCACCACTCACTCATGCGGTTGCGAATG GTCACAGAGATTTTGTAGTGAGTGAGAATAGACTGGCCAAATTTTCTCTCAATGGTGGACATGTGCCAAAAATTAATTCGGATGAGTCATTACCAAAATATTTTACACTTAGAGCTTGTTCTTCCACG AGTCATTCTGTGCCAAAGTCATGTTCGAATGGATTGGAAGCAAGTTCGAGTGTTTTATCTATACCACCGCTAAGCTTTGGTGAGAGATTTGATGATGCATATGAAGTAATCTTGGTACTGGATGATCGGGAGCAATTTGCCACTCAGGG ATCGCGATCTAGGAGACTTATCGAGAACGTTCGTactcaattcaaaataaaaatagag GTTAGGAGGTTACCAGTTGGAGATGGAATCTGGATAGCTCGTCATAAACAACTCGAGAGTGAATATGTACTTGATTTTATTGTTGAGAGGAAGAATGTTGATGATTTGCGCTGTTCAATCAGAGATAATCGTTACAGGGATCAGAAATTGAGACTTTTG AGGTGTGGACTCAAGAAACTGATATATCTTGTGGAAGGTGATCCAAATACTTCTGAAGCAGCAGAAAGCATTAAAACAGC CTGTTTCACAACGGAGATTTTGGAGGGATTTGACGTCCAGAGAACCATTGGCTTGGCTGATACATTGAAGAAGTATGTTTATCTTACTCAAGCAATAGCTCAGTATTACAAATCAAAGTTCTCCGAGGAACAACGCAAACACGCTGGGGTTTGTCCTCCTTTTGATGAATTTATTAGAAGGTGCCAAGACTTGGATAAAATGACAGTCAGCGACGTTTTTGCCGTTCAGCTCATGCAG GTCCCACAGGTAACTGAGGAAGTCGCCATAGCTGTTCTGGATATGTACCCGACACTTTTATCTCTTGCTCGTGCCtactctttactt GAGGGTGATGTACGTGCACAAGAGGAGATGCTTAGAACACAGAGTAACAATGCCGTCAATGCAAGCGCTAGTAAGAATATCTTTCAATTGGTTTGGGGCGAATGA
- the LOC137748075 gene encoding uncharacterized protein, whose product MEMLNFRFAGLAVLFITGVVFSVEIGGVVGQLCGADIGGLVTQCAAYVQKGTPMTDPSEACCELIRQVDIPCACKHVTKKVEQMVDMNKVVHVVSYCGKPVPKGMKCGSYTVPPVSG is encoded by the exons atggaAATGCTCAATTTTCGCTTTGCAGGTTTGGCCGTCCTTTTCATCACCGGAGTTGTATTCTCCGTTGAAATTGGCGGGGTTGTTGGGCAGTTATGCGGAGCTGACATTGGAGGACTTGTAACACAATGCGCAGCCTATGTGCAAAAGGGCACGCCCATGACAGATCCATCTGAGGCATGCTGCGAGTTGATTAGGCAAGTGGACATTCCATGCGCATGTAAGCACGTGACCAAGAAGGTGGAACAGATGGTTGACATGAATAAGGTTGTTCATGTCGTTTCCTACTGCGGTAAACCTGTTCCTAAGGGAATGAAGTGTGGAA GTTATACAGTTCCTCCTGTTAGTGGTTGA
- the LOC137748076 gene encoding uncharacterized protein, translating to MEMLKLRNFVVLAVVALIGVVLSGEIKLVVGQESCEGDLVDIITQCAAYVQKGSPTTDPSQGCCDVIKKVDIHCACNHVTKEVEEVVDMNKMLHVVSYCGGQ from the exons ATGGAAATGCTTAAACTTCGTAATTTCGTGGTTTTGGCCGTCGTTGCGTTGATCGGAGTTGTACTCTCTGGCGAAATAAAGTTGGTTGTTGGGCAGGAATCATGTGAAGGTGACCTTGTGGACATTATAACACAATGCGCAGCTTATGTGCAAAAGGGTTCGCCCACGACAGATCCATCTCAAGGATGCTGCGATGTGATAAAGAAGGTGGACATTCACTGTGCTTGCAACCACGTCACCAAAGAGGTGGAGGAGGTGGTTGACATGAACAAGATGCTTCATGTCGTTTCCTACTGCG GTGGACAATGA